The Sphaeramia orbicularis chromosome 15, fSphaOr1.1, whole genome shotgun sequence region gggaatgttggtggaaaaggtgCTGTAGAGAAGTCCAGTGAAAGTTAATGGGAGTCAGGCCCTCAGCAGCCATCACCTGCATTAAAACTTTAAGATATTTCAGCAGTGGTTTCATTTtagagctgaggtccttgccctttgATTCCAATCTACAGCAAATATGTAATCTGATATAGAATACTCTTTTGGACATGATGGACATGATGAATAGCAATACAAATGTGTATATTTAAGACTTGTTAACCCTATATGGTATAACAGTACCGGAGAAAAAACTATAAGTGTCAACCATCACAAACCACAACACTCAAAGTCAGGCCTATCACTCTAAAACAGTGTGAATCTTGTTTACTCTATATTCCTGATACAGGCTTTCTTTTTCCAAGTACAAACTTGGTCacttggtcaaaataacaatgCTGTTTTATAAAGTTCACATGCTGTCTCAGCCTATAGTATGTGTTCCGGCTGTCTAAGCCACAGTTAAGCCataaattcaattcagttttatttatagagcccagtatcacaacaaagtcacctcacagggtTTTACAGAAAGTGTTGAAttgattgaaaaaacaaaacaaaaaaaaacacaaacaatgaaaataaacagtcaAGCAATCAGTTGGTAAATGGTCGGTGAAGCAAATGGATAAATGTCCTGgtcatcccccgtccttagaccctccttctcggttaggaaaaactccaaaaaacccagtgttaaaaagagaaacctcgggaaggaccacagtgaaggagagatccacttccatggacggacaggctgaaaatgagaccaggactgacggTCATTCATTTGCTGATGTAATTCCAGTCTGTAAATCACattttggactgttttttttttccagttcagtttatgatgtcagtagctgcactaaacatATGACTTATTCACAAAGGTCAGAGCGGCCTCATTTTTGTCTGAAAATGGTGAACACAATGATATTTCAACCTCATACTGTGTAAACTATCGTTACATCAGCAGCTCACCAGTCTACAAGAAATGTTGTGAGTTCAGCATCAAAAGTAATTTCTGTACTTGCTGAAAGATATCTTCAATGATAGAAAAGCAACAGTGACACTGACATTTGCTCCAcctctatttttatcatttcatttatttgactCTTAACATTATTTCTTACTAGAACATGTGGTAAGAAACTTTGCTTTTTGGAAGCATTCAACTTTCATGTTTATTGAAAAGTGAGTAGAGCCTGTGAGTCAAAGTTACAGTGGTTTTCATCTATTCATGTCTTATAATGCCAGTGCACAGGGAATGATTAAAACTACCATGACTTaacctatttaacccataaagatccaaacatccactgctgaccaaaagcatctactgatctaaaatgttgacccactaatcctattaatccatgtaaataattggtgtaaaatgcagtttgtcatctttccatggtcatcagatatgacccatttagatgttcagaggctccgtagtgaacgtggaaacgctgtcatcttctataacattgattcgccagtaagactcatggagtttgataaatgacagtggatggagatgtttttttatgctcaattattgatatattttctgaaaatgtcactttttcttgagtttttttctgttttgatatgataacttttggttttactctgagcttttatgaatatccacatgatcagtgaattaaacataggaaaatagatgattttcagtggataaatgcaaaattcagaagataatataataatatacagtgataaatctcttaggaaaggttaaataaagagaaaatttcatttgggaactgacacaaaagtcccactgggtccttatgggttaaattgaatAACATCAACctgtccagggactacaggtggaaattagcttcCGCTATAACCTGGCACCGACATCTTTCCTTCTGACTCCGTCCATAGGTCAATGTATTGTCTTACACTGTCCctgttaaaataaaatcataccataccataccatgccataccataccataccataccatgccGTACCGTACTTTGCTGCAGCTGCAGATAATGACAAGTGCTGTTTGTATAGATGTACCCAGAGGAGGTAAAAACAGTAGATGTCATTCAGTATTCAGTGTTTTACTGTGGTATTTTATGCAACCCAGAGTAATTACTTGAAGCAGCAAATGTATGAAATGTAAGACTAACAGTTGATAGTTGTAAGTGGGTGTCAGCAGTCGGATAGTTATCAGTAGAAGTACTTAGCAGGTGTGGTTTCAGGACTGTTGATAATCATCATGTATTGTTGTTCTTAGTTTGCTCTTTAATTCTGGGTGTCATCTGGTGTCCAGCAGTGACCTGGCCTGTTTCTCATCTATAGGAACGTCTTCTTCAGTACATTCCATCAACATCAACATAATAACGCTGATGTTTCCTCCATCAGCTTCCTCTTCCTGAGGGGATCTGTCTCCGATCACTGCTGTCAATTAGACCAGCTCCTTCTCCCTTGGACTTCAGCGTAATCTACTTTCTCTCTGGACTGATCACATTATAGTTTAGATGGTGCCATCATGGTTTAGCGGCGAGGAGGAGGGGTCATCTGCTGACTTGGATGAGATATTAAAGACCTGGGAAGGCCAGAGATGTTTTTATCAAGATGAAATAAGTGGATGAAAAGTAAGGCTTCAAGACCAAAATTAATGGAAAACACTTGCACCCACCTAAAAAACTGTATATCATACCACAACTATCTGTGGTtgatgtttctaaatgttttacctTTTTTATTCCCCTTTTTTCCATTAACAGGAGACAAAATAGCCAAAACTCTAGCTCCACTTATCATGTGGTTTGTCAGATGATGTCCAAGTGCAGCTATGGACACTTTGTAAAAGGGTTCAAAACAGTGAAACAAAGTGGACAGAGGCTgtataaatatacactaaatgaATTATTATTGCAAAATTGTAAACCTCTTACTGCTTTACTTTGAAGAAAATGACTGCAGATCAGTGATTTGAATATCATTGTAATTCACAAAAGATCCTGTGGGTTAAAAAGCATGAATTTTGTTAAATCCTGATATGGTTATGTAGGAAACTATATCAATTCATGATTTCttgtttctctgtatttttaaGTCATACCATTGAAACAGTCCATCCCACATAGGATTATAACATGCACAACAAACCCACACAGAAGCAAAGACTCAACATAGTATGATCAACAGCCCGAGAGAAGAAGAGAGACCAAGTTTTGTCCAATAAAAGCTGCATTCTGTTtatttacaaaatgaaaataagaaaaatgtcaaaacaattCCTTATCTAATTATCCagcaaaaaccaataaaaatcattaaaatgaaaacataGCAGCTACTATTTACATACTCTATCCTCCTGAGCATATTACTACTGAAGGATCTGTAATTTGAGTTTTGCAACAACTTTGTCAAAAGTATTTTTATGTCATTATTCTATAATTCACAGCTGTGAATGTTGAATTATCTCCATCATATACAGAAactctacaccagtggttcctgACCTATTTTGGCttatgatcccattttaacatcacaaacttctggcgaccccagacattcaaaacaaacttttttttttgctaaaattaatttgttttgatcatgtaatagtttgctatactatgttgcaaattttagatgacatttagtttatataatgtatattattatggatgggggCAGAAAAGTCAGGCTGAGattgctgcacaaagtgagaattttattttttccttggtcaggatatgtacagtcagtccagcttggatttacaaggctgacaattaatactgaacaaacagcaactcaaactatgaattatgaaagagctgcagcatctgaaactgaccacaatgaacatgtgaaacataaacagtaccacagtgctccaGTTTCAgcttacagtttgtcatgtcttttatttatcgtggttgtctctcaactcaccatctattttttaatagtaagtttttaattttattttttatcaattacaaagaaatttcaggcaaccccatttaatttccaggcgaccccacgtgaggtcccgatcacaaggttgaaaaacactgctctacagtcTGTCTCTTCTATCTATCTGCCTTTAAGTATTGTCAAAAGCCAGTCATTTTTTCTCCAGTGATACTGGCTAAATAGTTCAGTCTCATTCATAGGGATggttggatggttggatggacaAATGAGGCGCGGGCCTACGTCATAGTTAATTCAGTGTGTCATTCCAGCACAGCAAATCAGAGCCAGCAGGGACAATGTGGGTGGATTCAGAACCACCTCGTTCCTGTGTCATTTTTTGTTATCACTCAACCCACCCTAAAAATAGAAAACAGTATCAGTATCATGCAAACGCCCTCTGAAATCTGTAGTGACCCCATTTGAAGTTACGGTCTACAAGATGTGAATACTTTCACATAGTCATCAGTGTGTCTTTGGTTGATATTAACAGTTAACAGCAGCCGGGTTTTGATGGCATTGTTGGGGAATAAAGTTACAAGAGATAAAGAGATAAAGCACAAAATTTTCTGAATATTGTGGCTTATAATTTACTCATATTCTTATTTTAAACGGTGCACAGTAACATTTTCCATCAAagcattttttcactgaaagtCATTATGTTTGTACTTGCATTTCTTAGAAGActttgctaatcaaaatcaaactTGGGTATTTGGGGCTAAAACCTAAATTTACTGTCTTTTTGTACtctcattattacattattacttaAACATGGTTTCTTTATGACTTGTGACATTTCACTGGAATTGGaaagcttgtaaaaaaaaaaaaaaaaaaaaaaaaaaaaaaaaaacaatactaatATCTTCACTGGCTGTGAGATAAACATGTAGTTTCAGAAGCTGAGACTTCAGATAATGTTTGTGTTAGAGGCTGCAGTGATAATAACACTTCTATGTTGCTTATGTTTGCCCCTAATGAAGTAATGTCACTGTATATTGACACTGTGGGTGGATTCAGACCCAGTTTGTTCTTGtgtcattttttgttaaaactCAACCCTCACTAATAGTGGAACACAACATCAGCATCACACAAACACCCTCTAAAATATGTAGTGTCCTCATTTAAAGTTGTTGTTTACAAGATGAAAGTTTTCATTCAGCCATCAGAGCATCTTTGGTTAATGTTGACAGCTGCAGCAGGGTTTTGACGATATTTGGGGGGAATTAAGTTGTAACAAGACCATCCACAAGATTGAAAAGACACACAGAGCTAAAACGTACTCAGAAACACATATTTCCTTTCTTTTATGAGACACTAAAGGTTTTTACAGCACTTTCACCAAAATTTTGCAGCTTCACTTTTCAGAAGCATCCTCAAGTGAAGATCAAACTGGAATGTGCAGAAAGAAAACACAGATCTAATAATGTTAGGTTGATGTAAAATTATTGTCACATAGTGCTACTAGTTTGGCAGCATGTATGATTCTCCAAGGCcattgaaaagcatgaaaaccaCATCACCATCTTAACGGTAACATCTCCCCTCCCTGTAAGAATGCGAACATAGTATCTGTAAATAAAAGCTATTAGAGAGTTTGTATCGGAAAAagacaatttaacccataaagactcaaacatccaccgtcaaccaaaagcatctgctgagctaaactgttgatccactaatcctgtcaatgcatgtaaataattggtgtaaaatgcagtttgtcatcttttcatggtcatcagatatgacccatttggacattcagaggctctgttgtgaacatggaaacacagtcatcttctataacattgattcagcagtaaaacccatggagttggattaatgatagtggatagagacactggatttatgttcagttaatgagagattggactgaaaaagtcactttttcttcagttttttctgtgttGGTATAATACCCTTTGACTTTGgcttttatggacatttacatgatcagtgaattaaacataagaaaatagatgatttacactggaaaaaatgcaaacttcAGAGgtcaatattatgataaatggtgataaatcacataggaaaggttagacaaaaaaaaataatttgggaactgccacagaagtcacaTTTGGTCCTTCTGGGTTAATAGCCAATATCACTTTCTCAAAGAAAATTTCAAACTGAATAACTCCTAAAATTCTGAGTCAAAGTAATTAATACCTAAAAGAAATATATTCATGGTAAAGCGACCATGAAAAGGCAGAGATTCTTAGTTTTTGGGGTATAATTTTCTCTCCAACTCAGTAATATCCTGATATTATTGAAGATGATACTGATATTTTGATAAGCAAGTTGATTTATATCAGTCTGTAAATATCTGCACATAATTTGACACATTTAAATACGGTATCTTCACCTCCCAAAACGAGCAAAAAGTCACGTTTTTCTGTATTAATAACTGGTTGGTGATTAATTATGAGGAGTTGggcgattttatttatttttctttgcctTCTAATTCGAATTTTCTTCATGCTCTTTTCCATTTTGATTCTTCCATCTTCCACTTTCTCCATTTATGCCTTCATCTAGCAGCTGAGATGGGGGACGAGCTCAGACAAAATGATCCGATGAGTCAACAGCATCAGCCCATAGCATGTAAGTTAGTTATTCCCCCGATTAATtagaagcaaaagaaaaaaaaaatgcactaattCCACCATAGGCCTGCTTGGTTCCGACCATGAGCAATACCAATGACGGAAGCAGCAGCCGACTGACGTCTCGGGCCCCTGATCGAATCTGAAGTCCCCTCCTGCAACCATGAgaaaaatccaggtgtataaaacGGGAGCAGAGCTGAGGGCGAACAGAAAGAGTGGAAGAGGAAAAGAGTCAAGAACTATCAACAGAGTGGAGATACACCAGCAGCTCGACTTCAGGACCTTGGAGAGCGGCGACAGAGCAACAATAAAGAAGACAACTTTGACTAAATCACATGtaagattgttttttgtttgcataaAAATATCGTTAGAATATTTATAAGACGGAAGGACTCTTTCGATCATGTTGAGTTTGCGTTTTTGCTCCTTTTGCGCACTCCAGACGCATTTGGATACCTGTCAGCGCATCAAATTCAGCATTTCCTCGAAGTACATTTTCTTTAGAAACATTTAATTAAAAGGTTTGCAGGTGATTTGTAATGTTTTGCAGTTTCCCCGCTGTGTAAGATGTTTAGTTTTCACATGTCCGAGCTGTGCGTAATTACGCATGGGATTCGTTTTCCCTCTTTGTCAGAGTTACTGCTACCGGATATCTTTGCTCAGATCAGTGTAGATCAATTGAATATCCGTCACTCTGCATCATTTTGGCCAATTACTGGCAATTTGTAATTTATTGAGTCACTGAGGGCAGAATATTTTTTCGTTCATTTGTAGACAAGGTATACTCGTTGTATTTTGGATGAATGGGGGATAACTGGGCGCTTTCATCATTCTCAGGTGTAAAGCGATGTCACAACGGTCCGGCCCTCAGCTGCTTCTTCTAATAGCCCTGTGCAGTGTGTTGTACTCCCGGACTCTGAGTCTGCCATACACATCTATGAGGTGAGAAGAAACCTGGAGTCAATCTGCTTCAAGCTGCTCAGAAGGGAAACAGACATGCAAGACTGTACCTGTTGACGAATAGTCTTTATATGTGCTGGTGTCAGGGATGCTTTTCATTATTGGCTGTAGTTTAGATGAGGGGGATAAGAAACTGTGAATGGACATGTCAGAATGTGAAGTACATTATGATTTTTCCGGTCATGCTCACAGAACCCTCACAAACAATCTGACCTTTAATTTGTTTCGTGCACAGTATTCCTCATAAATTCTCTAAATACTCGCAGCCTGCATGTCGATTTCTCTGAATTTtcaaaatcaggaaaaaaaaaaatcgcaaaacTCTCTCTTTTGATTGGTTAAGCACGATGCCCCTGTTGCATGCAGTCATTATGCAGAAACATAAAAGTAAAACCTCTGCATGATCAGCAGCCAGATAGAAAAAGCCAGTTCGCCTGCATGTCTGTACATCTGTCATTTTCATGTGCCAGGCAGATGTGAGCGCATGATAATGTTTTTTTGTAATGTGATGATGTGCAGAGCGACGAGACACGCAGACGGTCTGTTCACCAGCGGATACAGTAAACTCCTGGGTCAGCTATCAGCTCGGAGGTACCTGGAGTCTCTGATCGGGAAGCGGGTCAGGTAGGTGAGCTTTTAGTCCACAGAGTCCTGGAGAGCGTCGAGTTGTAGGCAGAGGACGATGGATCTGGCTTCTGATTCTTCGTCAAGTTTAGCTATTCGCGCTCTTCTAAAAATCAGTTCAAGACTGAGCCTTTAACTCTTATTGAATAACAACAGAAGATTTCAATCTGAAGCCATGGTTTTAAAAACGGAACTGAACCCGGTAAATAACACGTTTGTCCATCGCTATAAAGAATTTGAGTGGAATAGCTTATGTTTtagtaaaactgaaaaaatgctGTACTTCATGGATTATAAGGAATGCAGATTCACGAATCTCTTGTCACTGAAAAAGACACTATTAGTTACTgcaatagataataataataataataataataataataataataataataataataataaccaagtCCAGGTAGAAAAAGTCGTCTTAAATTATAAAGACAAATCCCAGAAACAATTCCCAGTGTGTCGTTTTCATTTGTTGCAAGAACATAAGTGGTTTTTGCTCCAAGAAATTTGTTTATTAAATTTAAGCATCATCTTTCAGAAGTTTTCTTATCAGCAGTTCATCTAAAAATGACTCCAAGAGAGTAAATATTTCTCATTATCTAGGTGTAAATAGTATATTCACACATCAGTTgcttgtttcattttcatttatttattcctttGTAACATATTTCACACTTTTCAACACCATGAAGGATGCTTGGAAGAATCTAAAATTGTAATGTGTTTTGTCATATTACTTAATACAAGCTAAACTTTTATTTTTGGACAACAGAGGACCTGCTGACATTTGCTGTGATGCAATCTGACTTGCCTGATGATGTAATTTTGTAAAGGACGAATCATTTTAAAGGTTAATTTATGCCATTACTGCTCCATTGTTATACTGCCAGGAGGGATACAAATGCATATAGACACATGGGACCAAAAAGACTGACATCCattgattcaattttttttcccctttgtttccttttttttccccatgatttCTCCACCCTGTTCAGTGATGAGCTTATGGAAGAGCCAGTGAAGCGCCACACAGACGCCATCTTCACAGACAACTACAGCCGCTTCCGTAAACAGATGGCTGTCAAGAAATACTTGAACTCAGTCTTAACAGGAAAGAGAAGGTAGGGGCGTCTCCTTCTCACCTTTTAATTTTTTAACTAAAACTCCCTTTTGTGAGAAGTAGCTTAAAACTCTCATAACAGCATTTAGGACAGTGTGATTCCAAAGATATATTACTGAAACTTTCCATCAGATACTTCAAAATGCACTTCAAACAgctgtgttttactgttttcattaaTGCACCCTCAACTGCAACGTTAATTATTCACCTGTATACAAAAAACAGCCTAGAAGATCCTGGAACCAGCGACTCAGATGAGTCCAGGAATGAGCCAAACACTTTCCAGGAGAGCTACGACGACATCAATGTAGACCATCTCATAAACAACTTTCAGCTGGTAcgtacacacacatgaacacacacactagccttgaagaccctggtgctaaaagtgctgaagtcacaaaaaaatgtctgttaaaaatatttatagggtggacttaacTAAACAAATACACCATGTTtgtatgctcaacttgaattgtccaaaaatgtgatttCAGTACTttcagcaccagggtcttcaatttaaCTATGAACTAGAACTTCACCTGAATCCTTTAAAAAGAGTCAAGACCAACCAAAATGTCCTCATTCTCTAAACTCTTCATAGTGAAACACTGTACggtacatgcatgcacacatttTATTCATCAGATTAATAGTGTCGAAGTACATAGTAGCTAAATTTCTTGTCATTCTATTTTCAACTCTTCTTttccttttatgtttttctgcAGCCACTTTGAGGAGGGCCTGTGCATGTGTGAATACCTCAAGTCATCCTCATGAAACCACCCCattccaaaaaaaacaacacaatattaaTCCAAAGGACATCCGAAAGTCAGATCAACCAACAATGTGTTCGCCAATGTGGTTATCTATCTATCCACCCACTCGGTACATGTTTacactgtatatataaatatatatacacaatacTAATCACAAAGACTCTGCAGTCCACACTGAGCAacatgtgtgtgtccatgtgtattTTGGGTAATCAGCTTTTGAAGATGTGTGGAGTTCTGACAGTAAATAATAGTCAACTAAAACAACTATATGTACCGTTTTTTGAATATATAGTATTAGACATTCCTGCAGAAAGACCAATGTTGTTCTGTTGACattaaatagacttttttttttcacttttaatgaAACCACAGTTAAGTGGAAATTAAGGGTAAGTTTGTCCTGTAGACTTTCTGATCCAAAAACCAAACTCCTGAATATTAATGCATCAATTTTAGTACATTTTCCATTGATTTTCAGTGGATCTAATGCCTCTTTATAGCTTTAAGTGAAACATTTTGATATTTTGCTTTCGATTTGTCTTACTAAATTCAGATAAACTGTCACTTACCCCAACAAAGGATTCTTGAACTTTATGAGAAACATTTGCACTGTTGAATGTAAAAGGGAAAAACTCTTAAATAACAGTCAAATCATGTCCTCTGGATCTGTTCCTTCAAAGTCTGATCAACCTTAAATGAATGGATTGAATTGTTAATTTTCTCAAACTGATGCTTCCACTAACTTTTGACAGATTGTGTAATAAATGCTCAAGTTGTATTAGTTTCCAGTGTGATCACTGTTTTATGAAATTTAAGCAAAACAAAGCAACCTGTTGTCATATTTTCTGTACATCCATGGGCTGACAGTTGGATAAAACTggataaatacatataaaaaaaattacattgttgAACACTGAGCTGTTAAACTGGGTTTACATCACTGATCCATCAACTCTCAGTGGTGCAATCATGATCCTAATGCTGGTTCTGGAGAATCCACACATACTCATTTAATGACTAAGGATGGAAAGACATCAAaaggagatgaagaggaagacACATACATTTTGAATCGACACAGATGCATATAATCACTTTATACTACTCAATATGTAGAGCAAAGAAGTTATAACTGTGCATAGACCTGCCTTTAGCGTGTATAGTGATGTCCACCACTCACCAAATAAAAGATGTTGCTCTATTTTTCAAACCCGAGTCATTTTGTCTGGCTGATTGTTTGGCaatgaaacacaaaaatgatGGCCTATTGTTTatctatattttttatatactgtataattcTTATCCTCCTACCAATatctgggtttaaaaaaaaaaaaaaattatttggggggggggggtgatcatCTTTCATGAGCACACAAATGGTGATGAGCTGCTGTCCCAGTAAACTGCACACTCTGAATGAAGATGGATGTGGGAACATGTTGACTTAAGCTGAAGAGATAAGCAGAAAATGACTGTCTCTTCTTCCTCATGGGTGTCAGCTGACTGACATTACAGTTCACAACATTGACATGGAAACACTAAATTCACCCTAAAACTCCCCCTTTTCATATCAATTCTTGCTCTTTTGATTGAAAGGATACTTGCGGGAATTAATCAAGCATGTTTGAGATCCCCTGGCCTGATGTATTCTCCCAGAAAAAACACATCCTAATGTGTATTTTAACACTATCCCTTTACATATAAGACTATAAAAAGTCTGATTTTTCACACTTAGTGGGAGACTTGCCTTTAGTTGACAAACATGTTTAAGTTAATCTGTTGTTTCCCATCCAGTAGTCATTTTGTGACTGGTGCACAGAaagaattttacaaaaaaaaaaaaaagaaaagaaaccttcctggccaaaaaaaaaaaaaagctaacatATAGTATTTAGTCAGACTGCCTTTGACTTTCAGTATGGGCTGCATTCACTGTGGCATCATTTATGCCACACAGTGGTTATGTATGTAATACTAAACACCCCAACACTTACTTTAGTAGTAGcaatttattcgtccatttaacagaacatgacatatacataaatacagtTTGGATtcctatattaaacatgggtgaataggcataggctgaagcaacagcttatttatgcttaccctatttacaagaaggaaggTTGCCGAAACCAAACAAGATAACAAAatggtgcagttttaaacaatagtataaataaaacaaataatataatctaagcaaaatcttagattgaTACTGACAATTGGCTTAATTTATCctataatattttatatttattgaataccttagttttaaataTCCTTTTAAAAGTGTTGTCTgatgtgtatgtttttaattctttatcaaggttattccatagttttactccaattacagatatgcatttgccttttgtgttggtccttgcctttgATTTCTTGAACATACAGGTCCCTCTAAGGTTGTACTGGGACTCTCTGACTGAGAACAGCTCCTGTATGCAGGGTGGAAGTAGGTTGTTGTGTGCCTTATAGATGAATACAGCAGCGTTGAGGTTAACCAGATCTTctaatttcagaatatttgtacTGATGAAAAGTGGACTGGTTGGTGCAAAGTAATCCTTCTGATGCATAATTCTAATGGCTTTCTTTTGCAGGGTGAATATTGGtttgatgattgttttgtatgtgtttccccatacctccacaCAATATGTTAAGTATGGAAATATGGGGGAGCAGTACAGTATGTACAGggagtttttgttcagtgtgtactTCATTTTATGTAGTATTGGAATGGTTTTTGagacttttgtttttatattatctatatgtggtttccagctgagtttATTGTCTATAATGGTTCCCAAGAATTTATGTTCATGAACTTGTTCGATTTCAACACCATTTATCCGTATTTCTGTCCATAGTTGAATTAATTTTGGGCACATATCTTACACCAGTGATGGAAGAGTATTACCACCGCGT contains the following coding sequences:
- the vip gene encoding VIP peptides translates to MCKAMSQRSGPQLLLLIALCSVLYSRTLSLPYTSMRATRHADGLFTSGYSKLLGQLSARRYLESLIGKRVSDELMEEPVKRHTDAIFTDNYSRFRKQMAVKKYLNSVLTGKRSLEDPGTSDSDESRNEPNTFQESYDDINVDHLINNFQLPL